In a single window of the Ignavibacteria bacterium genome:
- a CDS encoding T9SS type A sorting domain-containing protein, which yields MRRKPEKLIEFLNANAFYVALVLYFFSQITFGQEVVWQKTELYSNWTTGNSIKQTSDGNYVIAGRRGGSGYLGFVAKLNNLGDTLWVRYLPATIGMTSVIETSSGDFVAVGDNRLVVKLSPLGSIIWMKNIPETGYSLYFYHLIETVDMKIVAVGKCETGSPTIRSGYMVKIDTNGNKLWSKIIRPGNTQSTLQNVKQLHDGGYILSGGITIINNVQQLLIRTNINGDTLWTKNYGSSFNESGNIVFQTSNYDYLIIGTIWYNNQHIKLYYTKTDSSGTLEWSRIYGDTNTYFNLRSSDCAVKVDYNNTYVITGVKSTEAFLLAIDPYGNKIWEKTYPMDTLEISGSSVDLCNDSSYVVCGDAFNFPPLDLDAQFLYVLKTTKADPIGIYYNEIETPVKYRLHQNFPNPFNPKTIIKYEVPKSTYITIKIFDSLGKEVGILVDRQHQAGIYSVLLNASNYASGIYFVQFTDNKTFSKSNKIVLIK from the coding sequence ATGAGAAGAAAACCTGAAAAACTTATAGAATTTCTAAATGCTAACGCATTTTATGTTGCTTTGGTGTTATATTTTTTTAGCCAGATTACGTTTGGACAAGAAGTAGTTTGGCAAAAGACAGAATTATACTCTAATTGGACAACAGGAAATTCCATTAAGCAAACGAGTGATGGAAATTACGTTATTGCAGGAAGAAGAGGCGGAAGCGGTTACTTGGGCTTCGTGGCAAAATTAAACAACTTGGGTGATACTTTATGGGTTAGATACTTACCAGCAACTATTGGAATGACATCAGTAATTGAAACTTCATCCGGTGATTTTGTTGCAGTGGGAGACAACCGATTGGTTGTTAAATTGAGTCCATTGGGAAGCATTATCTGGATGAAGAACATTCCTGAAACTGGATATAGTCTGTATTTCTATCACTTGATAGAAACTGTTGATATGAAAATTGTGGCAGTTGGTAAATGCGAAACGGGTAGTCCTACTATAAGGTCAGGCTACATGGTAAAAATTGATACTAATGGCAATAAATTGTGGTCGAAAATAATTAGGCCAGGAAATACGCAAAGCACCCTTCAAAATGTCAAACAATTGCACGATGGTGGATATATTCTTTCAGGCGGAATAACAATAATCAATAACGTACAACAACTTTTGATTAGAACAAATATTAATGGAGATACTTTATGGACGAAGAACTATGGTAGTTCATTTAATGAATCTGGAAATATTGTATTTCAGACATCAAATTATGATTACTTAATTATTGGAACGATTTGGTATAATAATCAGCATATCAAGTTGTATTACACAAAAACAGACAGTTCGGGAACTTTGGAATGGTCAAGAATTTATGGAGATACAAATACATATTTTAATTTGCGATCTTCGGACTGTGCTGTTAAGGTTGATTATAATAATACGTATGTCATTACAGGAGTTAAATCCACTGAAGCATTTTTATTGGCAATAGACCCTTATGGCAATAAAATATGGGAGAAAACCTATCCGATGGATACACTTGAAATTTCCGGATCATCCGTCGACTTATGTAATGACAGTTCTTATGTTGTCTGCGGAGATGCTTTTAATTTCCCCCCGCTTGATCTGGATGCGCAATTTCTTTATGTTTTAAAAACTACTAAAGCAGATCCAATAGGAATATATTATAATGAAATTGAAACCCCTGTAAAGTACAGACTACATCAAAATTTTCCCAATCCCTTTAATCCTAAAACTATTATTAAATATGAAGTACCTAAATCGACATACATTACTATTAAAATCTTTGATTCTTTAGGAAAGGAGGTAGGGATATTAGTCGACAGGCAACATCAAGCTGGTATATACAGTGTATTGCTTAACGCTTCAAATTATGCTTCTGGTATCTATTTTGTACAGTTTACAGATAACAAAACATTTTCTAAATCAAACAAAATTGTTTTAATAAAATAA
- a CDS encoding aminotransferase class V-fold PLP-dependent enzyme, with protein sequence MLDIKYIREEFPITKKCFQVYGSTEPKNLIYLDHGASTHPCSTVLNKYIDFIKNYYSNVHRGKHYLSMIATELFERVYDTIFRFINASKPDNAIVLTANTTSALDMTAWLMKDHEGITLVSLMEHHSNDLPHRHRGETLHFGVNKDGSLDLNDLETKLKNNKVKLVAVTGASNVTGYINDIHKIAELAHKHGARILVDAAQLLAHRKIDVKPNDDPQHIDFLAAAGHKAYAPFGSAFLFGPRDVLDRVQPYTPGGGTVLFVSEHDYIYASSPDRHQGGTPNIAGAIALAESLNFLTAAGLDNVRQHEVELTEYALKRLKEVPEINILGDIPANKRLGVITFNIGELSNGLVADILNHEAAIATRNGRFCAHPYLSFLLGRDDSEQIIARLRSGEKFDIGGAVRISFGIFNTESEVDDVVENLKMIANRKWKAKYDDDSAYFDCKGVQLSAS encoded by the coding sequence ATGCTAGATATCAAATATATCAGGGAAGAATTTCCGATAACAAAAAAATGTTTCCAGGTTTACGGAAGCACAGAGCCGAAAAATCTGATCTATCTTGATCACGGCGCATCAACTCACCCCTGCAGTACAGTATTAAATAAATATATCGATTTCATAAAGAACTACTACTCAAATGTTCACCGCGGCAAACATTATTTAAGCATGATAGCCACGGAGCTGTTCGAAAGAGTTTATGATACAATATTCAGATTTATAAATGCCAGCAAACCTGATAACGCGATAGTGCTTACTGCCAATACAACAAGCGCGCTTGATATGACTGCATGGCTGATGAAGGACCATGAAGGAATAACGCTGGTTTCGCTGATGGAGCATCACAGCAATGACCTGCCGCACAGGCACAGGGGCGAGACACTGCACTTCGGTGTAAATAAAGACGGCTCACTAGACCTGAATGACCTTGAGACAAAATTAAAAAACAATAAAGTTAAACTTGTAGCTGTAACGGGAGCATCTAACGTTACGGGATATATAAACGATATACATAAAATTGCGGAGCTTGCGCATAAACACGGAGCGCGGATACTTGTAGACGCGGCGCAGCTTCTTGCACACAGGAAGATAGACGTAAAACCGAATGACGATCCGCAGCATATAGATTTTCTTGCGGCGGCGGGACATAAAGCATACGCGCCGTTCGGGTCAGCGTTTTTATTCGGTCCGCGTGATGTGCTTGACAGGGTTCAGCCATACACACCGGGCGGCGGAACTGTGCTGTTTGTCAGCGAGCATGATTACATTTACGCAAGCTCACCTGACAGGCATCAGGGCGGGACTCCCAACATAGCCGGCGCGATAGCGCTTGCGGAATCGCTTAACTTTTTAACTGCTGCAGGACTTGATAACGTAAGGCAGCATGAAGTTGAACTTACGGAGTATGCGCTGAAAAGATTAAAGGAAGTGCCGGAGATAAATATTTTAGGTGATATTCCCGCAAATAAAAGACTTGGGGTGATTACATTTAATATAGGCGAGCTTAGTAACGGGCTTGTAGCTGATATTTTGAACCACGAAGCGGCAATTGCAACCAGGAACGGTAGGTTCTGCGCGCACCCCTATCTTAGCTTTTTGCTGGGGAGAGATGATTCCGAACAAATTATAGCACGGCTGCGCAGCGGTGAGAAGTTTGATATTGGCGGAGCGGTGAGGATATCGTTTGGCATTTTTAACACGGAAAGTGAAGTTGATGATGTGGTTGAAAATCTGAAGATGATAGCTAACCGGAAATGGAAAGCAAAGTATGATGATGATTCCGCTTACTTTGACTGCAAGGGCGTGCAGCTGAGCGCATCGTAG
- a CDS encoding T9SS type A sorting domain-containing protein, with amino-acid sequence MKIIPVIILFIFTLFFSAVNTNAQDYWLHVNSPTERILTKCIFPDSVYGWAAGDSGTIVHTTNSGSTWQLQNSGVLNYNIDDIFFLNRRLGWALANDYLFIGSIVLTTTNGGLNWSQSRFPDSNYVVTNIYYTDSLSGYATGFSGKVYRTTNGGSNWTECVIDTAGCPLLYGFPKNRINFINANTGYLAGGKYDIVGIVWRTTNAGVNWSTFCLTPEPLFDVQHINADKIVACGGDFEFGAITTTTYNNTASWRYLNTGLFGVARDLAFRTEKEVWMPLSFAQAWAVHLDSCNQNVPWISIPAPDSTAVYAAKFLSPTLGFAFGSYGAILKYNTAVIGITPGNSIVPQSSSLGQNYPNPFNPSTNISYYLAKGDFVNITIYDITGRRVKVFVEGYRPAGTNHFRFVNPGLASGVYIYKLKAGDYTESKKMVIVK; translated from the coding sequence ATGAAAATAATTCCTGTCATAATATTATTTATATTTACCCTGTTTTTTTCTGCTGTTAACACAAATGCGCAGGATTACTGGCTTCATGTTAACTCACCAACCGAAAGAATTCTCACCAAATGTATCTTTCCTGATTCAGTTTACGGGTGGGCGGCAGGCGATTCAGGCACTATTGTTCATACAACCAACAGCGGCAGCACATGGCAGCTTCAGAATTCCGGCGTTTTAAATTACAATATTGATGATATTTTTTTCCTCAACCGAAGGCTTGGCTGGGCGCTTGCAAACGATTACCTTTTCATTGGCTCTATTGTACTTACAACCACTAACGGCGGGCTTAACTGGTCACAATCCAGATTCCCTGATTCCAATTACGTTGTTACCAATATTTATTACACTGATTCACTTTCCGGCTATGCCACAGGTTTCAGCGGGAAAGTGTACCGGACAACAAATGGAGGAAGTAACTGGACTGAATGTGTCATAGATACAGCCGGCTGCCCTCTTCTATACGGCTTCCCGAAGAACCGGATAAATTTTATTAATGCAAATACCGGGTACCTTGCCGGCGGCAAGTATGATATTGTGGGTATTGTATGGCGTACCACAAATGCAGGTGTGAACTGGAGCACTTTCTGTTTAACTCCTGAGCCGCTTTTTGACGTTCAGCATATTAATGCAGATAAAATCGTAGCATGCGGGGGTGATTTTGAGTTCGGTGCAATTACTACAACCACCTACAATAATACTGCGTCATGGCGATATTTGAATACAGGACTCTTCGGCGTTGCACGCGATCTCGCCTTCAGAACAGAAAAGGAAGTATGGATGCCGCTCTCGTTTGCGCAGGCATGGGCAGTGCACCTTGATTCATGCAATCAGAACGTACCATGGATAAGCATTCCCGCACCGGATTCCACTGCCGTTTACGCGGCTAAATTCCTTTCACCTACATTAGGATTTGCTTTCGGCTCCTACGGAGCCATATTAAAATATAACACTGCCGTTATCGGAATTACCCCGGGCAATAGTATTGTTCCCCAAAGCTCATCATTGGGGCAGAACTACCCCAATCCATTTAACCCATCTACAAACATTTCATACTATCTTGCCAAAGGTGATTTTGTTAATATTACTATATATGATATAACCGGCAGGCGGGTTAAAGTATTTGTAGAAGGTTACCGTCCGGCTGGTACTAATCATTTCAGGTTCGTAAATCCCGGACTTGCTTCAGGTGTGTACATCTACAAGCTCAAAGCAGGAGACTATACCGAATCCAAAAAAATGGTTATTGTTAAATAA
- a CDS encoding T9SS type A sorting domain-containing protein encodes MKYLVGLDGYALNNRGPYEGYYQIPVGGNMLLDENSSGSNSADAEFGYGIWKLALYYVVDEVFYLINSNPIILDYRDMNYSYGGANSMAVDLDINIYNTTGLNAIKYRWFGGPGYTCDEISLFDPNLPILEQNIIKCYKQYHKYINGNLLVPEVTPNIGIHGISKSDELLYPIDGTNSSIVPSPYTIPYQENPGKLYSPLYINFNHHAKIKCGKIFSVENGSYLLLYSTNNGFNYAQFTVGDNPTSNCNAVFINQTGGYIYLLRNTQFFVENGSQLYLEKNSHISMNNFGAAVRIKTGSTYCNKGAFISGGKIIIDRGVTYCIPDPPSRISNYLQDSANVILETGAEFVIPDSTTYIFEGNETALICNDSSTIKFGKGSKLIFEDGARINANGCKFTSYDSTDTWDGIYLSDDANDTLINCVIQNAYNGINITQPTSIGLTEYSTVINNCTFKNTTSTKLLNQVYIDGADDILIKDCSTESGISSGFASCIVMQYCPSGSVVITDNSFSNCDIGITAIQSSPYIARNTITGLTGSGTGLYLDNSNGTIEYNIVNNFEKSVECSYSSPYLLKNTFNNASDMIVQLYSASVPVMRPVNSGTVTRWLGGNNILAGMPVSGAMVLEKESYPMMDSGYNLISVNGYNYISGELDGDLEATMNYWFDSPPVTAYFDVSGGEVIYDPLFNGTSLPNMDYFELNSIGFGMYDSVFVIDNGDNPFAGSLFMQAYSNEMSGNYSTAISKYKDVVSEYKTSTFATVSLARIFNCLEKNNGSVTDYNNIQSYYANIKSDTNNTKESREISEDFVIKSKVRQGNIMEAVSDYDNIYQNNQNTHKGTHALLNKLCLLKYGSGGDNPNSGSTTESKINVLSLISGKTLNQNISSNTKNTPRSFKLHQNYPNPFNPTTTIRYEIPLLRGVSEGRGVFITIKIYDLLGREVFSVNEYKQAGSYEMEFDGSDLASGLYIYQINSGVFSDSKKMVLIK; translated from the coding sequence TTGAAATATCTAGTTGGATTGGACGGTTATGCTTTAAATAATAGAGGACCATATGAAGGCTATTATCAAATACCCGTAGGTGGAAATATGCTTTTGGATGAAAATTCCTCAGGTTCAAATAGTGCTGATGCTGAATTTGGATATGGTATTTGGAAATTAGCTTTGTACTACGTTGTTGATGAAGTGTTTTACCTTATTAATTCAAATCCAATAATTTTAGATTATAGAGATATGAATTATTCATATGGCGGTGCAAATTCCATGGCAGTAGATTTAGACATAAACATTTATAATACTACGGGTTTAAATGCAATTAAATACAGATGGTTTGGTGGCCCTGGTTACACTTGTGATGAAATTAGTTTATTTGATCCAAATTTACCAATACTTGAGCAAAATATTATCAAGTGTTATAAACAATATCATAAATATATAAATGGTAACTTGTTAGTGCCAGAAGTTACACCTAATATAGGAATACATGGCATTTCTAAAAGCGACGAACTACTTTATCCTATTGATGGGACAAATTCTTCGATCGTCCCATCTCCATATACTATTCCATACCAAGAAAATCCAGGTAAATTATACAGTCCTCTTTATATTAATTTTAATCATCATGCAAAGATAAAATGCGGGAAAATATTTTCAGTAGAAAACGGGTCCTACTTATTATTGTATAGCACTAATAATGGTTTTAATTATGCACAGTTTACTGTTGGTGATAATCCTACTTCAAACTGTAATGCAGTTTTTATTAACCAGACAGGAGGTTATATCTATCTTTTACGAAACACGCAATTTTTTGTTGAAAATGGATCGCAATTATATCTGGAGAAAAACAGCCATATTTCAATGAACAACTTTGGTGCTGCAGTAAGAATAAAAACAGGTAGCACTTATTGTAATAAAGGCGCATTTATAAGCGGTGGAAAAATAATTATAGACAGAGGTGTAACGTATTGCATACCAGACCCGCCCTCCAGGATAAGTAATTATTTACAGGATAGCGCAAATGTAATACTTGAAACAGGTGCAGAATTCGTTATCCCAGATAGCACGACCTATATTTTCGAAGGGAATGAAACTGCATTGATTTGTAATGACAGTTCCACAATCAAATTCGGAAAAGGATCGAAACTTATTTTTGAAGATGGCGCAAGAATTAATGCAAATGGCTGTAAGTTTACAAGTTATGATTCAACTGATACCTGGGACGGCATCTATCTTTCCGATGACGCAAACGATACATTAATAAACTGCGTTATACAGAATGCTTATAACGGAATAAATATTACTCAGCCAACATCAATCGGCTTAACGGAATATTCAACCGTAATAAATAACTGTACATTCAAAAACACTACAAGCACAAAATTACTTAACCAGGTTTATATCGATGGCGCTGATGATATTTTGATAAAAGACTGCTCAACTGAATCAGGTATCTCATCAGGATTTGCTTCATGTATAGTAATGCAATACTGCCCTTCAGGCAGCGTTGTAATTACTGATAATAGTTTCAGCAATTGCGATATCGGCATTACAGCAATACAATCCTCTCCATATATTGCCAGAAATACAATAACAGGCTTAACAGGTTCGGGTACTGGACTGTATCTGGATAACTCCAACGGCACAATTGAATACAATATTGTAAATAACTTCGAAAAATCAGTTGAATGCAGTTATTCTTCGCCATATTTACTGAAAAATACATTTAACAATGCATCAGATATGATAGTTCAGCTTTATTCGGCCTCTGTACCTGTTATGAGACCCGTAAATTCCGGCACAGTAACAAGATGGCTTGGCGGAAATAATATTTTAGCAGGTATGCCCGTTTCAGGCGCAATGGTATTGGAAAAAGAAAGTTACCCGATGATGGATTCAGGCTATAACTTAATAAGCGTAAACGGGTATAATTATATATCAGGCGAATTAGACGGTGATCTTGAAGCAACAATGAATTATTGGTTCGATAGTCCTCCTGTAACAGCATATTTTGATGTATCAGGCGGAGAAGTGATATATGACCCGTTATTCAATGGCACAAGTCTGCCAAATATGGATTATTTTGAGCTTAATTCTATAGGATTTGGAATGTATGACAGTGTATTTGTAATAGATAACGGTGATAATCCGTTTGCAGGTTCATTATTCATGCAGGCATATTCAAATGAAATGTCAGGTAATTATTCAACTGCAATTTCAAAGTACAAAGATGTAGTTTCAGAATATAAAACATCAACCTTCGCAACAGTTTCACTTGCGAGGATATTCAACTGCCTGGAAAAGAATAACGGCAGTGTAACAGATTACAATAATATCCAGAGCTATTATGCAAATATCAAAAGTGATACCAATAATACAAAGGAGTCCAGGGAAATATCCGAAGACTTTGTCATTAAGAGCAAGGTAAGGCAAGGTAATATCATGGAAGCGGTAAGCGACTATGACAATATTTACCAGAACAATCAGAATACACACAAAGGCACTCACGCCCTTTTAAACAAATTATGTTTGTTAAAGTATGGGTCTGGGGGTGATAATCCGAACAGTGGTTCAACTACAGAAAGCAAAATCAATGTATTATCGCTTATCAGTGGCAAAACGTTAAACCAGAACATCAGCAGCAATACAAAAAATACACCAAGGTCGTTTAAACTGCATCAGAATTACCCAAATCCGTTTAATCCAACAACAACTATACGTTATGAAATTCCCCTCTTGAGAGGGGTGTCCGAAGGACGGGGTGTGTTTATTACAATCAAGATATATGATCTTCTAGGCAGAGAGGTATTCAGTGTTAACGAATACAAACAAGCGGGGAGTTATGAAATGGAGTTTGACGGAAGTGATTTGGCGAGCGGGTTGTATATATATCAAATTAATTCAGGTGTTTTTTCAGATTCGAAGAAGATGGTTCTAATTAAATAG
- a CDS encoding T9SS type A sorting domain-containing protein, which translates to MKKYILILLIFGSISVFAQQYWLPVSSPTNQKLKKGFFTDTLNGWLAGDSGTILRTTNSGNNWFLQNSGTTETIDDIFFINQNTGWVIANGFFYDGTIILRTTNGGTNWNFSRFEDTTVVFNQIYFRNLTTGYLTGYSGYILKSTNGGINWFNTFIDTAYCPTLYLFPKNDIYFINDLTGFACGGQIDIQGMTWRTTDGGLNWKTYCVASEPLYEIKAINQNIIFATGGDFEYGLSNVYSTNGGVEWKYDPVTQLLGRGQSLGMRTPNEFWVPLDYIDIFAVNTDSGFNAVNWREVSYPGSGGINYTFFVSPTMGWSIADSGRIYKYNTAIIGISGNNNQYIPESFTVEQNYPNPFNPETRINYTLNYSTVVKAEVFNILGESIEVLMDYFQPAGYHSITWNASKFPSGIYFCRITAGKTEKSVKMLLVK; encoded by the coding sequence ATGAAAAAATACATACTAATATTATTGATTTTTGGCAGTATATCAGTATTCGCACAGCAATACTGGCTGCCGGTAAGCTCGCCGACAAACCAGAAGCTCAAAAAAGGATTTTTCACCGATACACTTAACGGCTGGCTGGCGGGTGATTCAGGTACAATACTCAGAACCACAAATTCAGGCAATAACTGGTTTTTGCAGAATTCTGGAACAACTGAAACAATTGATGATATTTTTTTCATCAACCAGAATACAGGGTGGGTTATTGCCAATGGATTTTTTTATGATGGCACAATTATACTTAGAACTACCAACGGAGGAACGAACTGGAATTTTTCCAGATTCGAAGATACCACAGTTGTGTTCAACCAGATCTATTTCAGGAATTTAACAACAGGTTACCTTACCGGTTACAGCGGCTACATACTTAAATCAACCAACGGCGGTATCAACTGGTTCAATACTTTTATTGATACTGCATATTGCCCCACACTTTATCTGTTTCCAAAAAATGATATTTATTTCATAAATGATCTTACCGGCTTTGCATGCGGCGGTCAAATTGATATACAGGGCATGACCTGGCGTACAACCGATGGTGGGCTAAACTGGAAAACTTATTGTGTCGCTTCTGAACCGCTTTATGAAATAAAGGCTATAAATCAGAATATCATTTTCGCAACAGGGGGAGATTTTGAGTATGGCCTGAGCAATGTATACTCTACCAATGGCGGGGTTGAATGGAAATACGATCCCGTAACACAGCTTTTGGGAAGGGGACAATCTCTCGGTATGAGAACCCCGAATGAATTCTGGGTTCCCCTTGACTATATAGATATTTTTGCTGTTAATACTGATTCAGGTTTTAATGCAGTTAACTGGCGTGAAGTGTCTTATCCGGGCAGCGGGGGAATAAACTATACATTTTTTGTTTCCCCAACAATGGGGTGGTCAATTGCTGATTCAGGAAGGATATATAAATACAATACTGCCATAATCGGAATATCAGGTAATAATAATCAATATATTCCTGAATCTTTTACTGTTGAGCAGAATTACCCCAATCCATTTAATCCCGAAACGAGAATAAATTATACATTAAATTATTCAACAGTTGTAAAAGCTGAAGTATTCAATATTCTTGGTGAGTCAATTGAAGTTCTCATGGATTATTTTCAGCCTGCAGGATACCACAGTATTACATGGAATGCTTCAAAATTTCCCAGCGGAATTTATTTCTGCAGAATAACTGCAGGGAAAACTGAAAAATCAGTTAAAATGCTTCTCGTCAAATAA